In the Sinorhizobium garamanticum genome, one interval contains:
- a CDS encoding helix-turn-helix domain-containing protein produces the protein MTNPMSKLDVATCRDRVDIGFAVKQCREARGYSVEDLSLTCGLTGAEITRIELGADFDPARLRRIASALQLPNSTFRLT, from the coding sequence ATGACAAATCCTATGAGCAAGCTGGACGTTGCCACGTGCAGAGACCGCGTCGATATAGGTTTCGCTGTCAAGCAATGTCGCGAGGCAAGGGGATACAGCGTCGAGGACCTCTCCTTGACCTGCGGTCTCACTGGCGCCGAAATTACCAGGATTGAACTGGGCGCAGATTTCGACCCCGCCAGGCTCAGGCGCATTGCCTCTGCACTCCAACTGCCAAACTCGACGTTCCGCCTGACTTAG
- a CDS encoding heme-binding protein, whose translation MQELRQPQCIVIVDASGVTLGQLRMRGARFLSLASAEAKARTAQDPKGTLKQLMNERQEIYAQAQLRIDPSNRNPNKSACLNKHHAKLCVAVPEPTPIPPTSTPAVLM comes from the coding sequence ATGCAAGAATTGCGGCAGCCGCAATGCATTGTCATTGTCGATGCAAGCGGAGTCACCCTTGGCCAGCTGCGGATGCGTGGTGCGCGATTCTTGTCCCTTGCCAGCGCTGAAGCAAAGGCGCGTACCGCCCAGGATCCAAAAGGAACCCTAAAACAACTGATGAACGAGCGCCAAGAGATCTATGCGCAGGCCCAGCTCAGAATTGACCCCAGCAATCGGAATCCCAATAAGAGCGCGTGCCTGAACAAGCATCACGCCAAGCTTTGCGTCGCCGTGCCCGAACCAACTCCTATCCCGCCGACGAGCACACCGGCGGTCCTGATGTGA
- a CDS encoding type IV secretion system lytic transglycosylase VirB1, translating into MLNAAWPLAVAVLTSTCVSSEAAPLSFREFERLARECAPRVDPSTLASIAKVESGFDPLAAHDNTTGESLHWNDQTQAHQSVKARLEAQHSIDVGLMQINSKNFSFLNLTIEKAFQPCMSLVAAAHLLESRYAGGDTTAAKQLALRQAISAYNTGDLTRGFANGYVQKVESAAREIVPPLVEQPEGTDEKPISEETWDVWGSYERDRSAGDFISLPALQRSGDREPSKKKPFVFD; encoded by the coding sequence ATGTTGAATGCAGCTTGGCCCTTGGCGGTCGCCGTTTTGACCTCGACTTGCGTATCAAGCGAGGCCGCGCCACTCTCCTTCCGTGAGTTCGAGCGCCTCGCTCGCGAATGCGCTCCGCGGGTGGATCCGTCTACGCTTGCCTCAATTGCCAAGGTTGAAAGCGGCTTTGATCCGCTTGCGGCACATGACAATACCACCGGCGAGAGTCTTCACTGGAATGATCAAACGCAAGCGCACCAGAGCGTCAAAGCCCGCCTCGAAGCACAACATTCAATCGACGTTGGGCTTATGCAGATCAACAGTAAAAACTTTTCCTTCCTTAATCTCACGATAGAAAAGGCATTTCAGCCCTGCATGTCACTTGTGGCTGCGGCGCATTTGCTTGAAAGCCGCTATGCCGGCGGCGACACTACCGCGGCAAAGCAATTGGCACTTCGCCAGGCAATCTCGGCCTACAACACGGGTGACCTGACGCGCGGGTTTGCGAACGGTTATGTGCAGAAGGTTGAGTCGGCCGCTCGAGAGATCGTGCCACCGCTGGTCGAACAACCGGAAGGGACTGATGAAAAGCCGATCTCGGAAGAAACATGGGATGTCTGGGGTTCGTATGAGCGAGACCGTTCGGCAGGCGATTTCATCAGCCTTCCAGCACTCCAGAGGTCTGGAGACCGTGAACCCTCGAAAAAGAAACCATTTGTATTCGATTGA
- the virB2 gene encoding pilin major subunit VirB2, translating into MASSNRNRARFNPFSLLHAMLRMAVDFAPAAGGAAAWSVVCSGPAIAQVTGGTDPATMVNNICAFILGPFGQSLAVLGIVAIGISWMFGRASLGLVAGVIGGIVIMFGASFLGKALIGGG; encoded by the coding sequence ATGGCGTCATCTAACAGAAATCGTGCGCGTTTTAATCCCTTTTCTCTCCTGCACGCCATGTTGCGCATGGCGGTTGACTTTGCGCCCGCTGCTGGCGGGGCGGCGGCCTGGAGCGTTGTCTGCTCCGGGCCAGCGATCGCGCAAGTTACAGGGGGGACCGACCCTGCCACAATGGTGAATAATATCTGCGCATTCATCCTTGGTCCCTTCGGACAGTCTCTGGCTGTTCTCGGCATCGTCGCCATCGGCATATCGTGGATGTTCGGTCGTGCTTCACTCGGCCTCGTTGCCGGTGTCATCGGGGGGATCGTCATCATGTTCGGGGCCAGCTTCCTTGGTAAAGCCCTCATAGGGGGGGGCTGA
- a CDS encoding type IV secretion system protein VirB3, with the protein MSDRLEESILYVAATRPALFLGVPLSLAGLLMMLAGLIIVIVQNPLYEIILVPLWFGSRVVVERDYNAASVALLYLQTAGRSVDAPIWGGASVSPNPIKVPGRGRGMV; encoded by the coding sequence ATGAGCGACCGACTGGAAGAGAGTATTCTCTACGTGGCGGCGACACGCCCTGCATTATTCCTAGGCGTGCCGCTGAGCTTGGCCGGATTGCTCATGATGTTAGCCGGCCTAATCATCGTCATCGTTCAGAACCCTCTTTACGAAATTATTCTGGTGCCGCTGTGGTTCGGATCGCGGGTTGTTGTTGAGCGCGACTATAACGCCGCGAGTGTAGCGCTACTTTATCTGCAGACCGCTGGCAGAAGCGTGGATGCGCCGATCTGGGGCGGGGCAAGCGTCAGCCCAAACCCGATCAAAGTGCCGGGACGAGGAAGAGGAATGGTTTAA
- a CDS encoding VirB4 family type IV secretion/conjugal transfer ATPase, producing the protein MLGTSGRTERSGEIYLPYIGHLSDQIVLLEDGSIMAMAHVKGLPFELEDVATRNARCRAFNALLRNIADDNVSICAHLVRHNDVPSPPARHFHSAFAGSLSEAYERRVLSGKLFRNDHFLTLVVFPRTAVGKLAGRFIKRNNRNENDLANQTRNLEDLWHITGAALDAYGLRRLGIREKDGVIFSEIAEALRLIMTCRVTPVPVVSGSLGASIYTDRVICGKRALEIRTPGDSYVGSMFSFREYPAKTRPGMLNPLLSANFPLVLSQSFSFLTRAQAHAKLSLKSNQMTSSGDKAVTQINELAEAEDALASNEFVMGSHHLSLCVYAADLNSLADRAASARTRLTDAGAVIVQEGIGMEAAYWAQLPGNTKWRTRPGAITSRNFAGLVSLENFPSGTDSGHWGNAVARFRTNGGTPFDYLPHENDVGMTAIFGPVGKGKTTLMTFVLAMLEQSMVGRNGTIVFFDKDRGGELLVRATGGTYLALRRGVPSGLAPLRGLDDTSASRDFLREWVTALIESDGRGAISPEENRRLERAIVRQLSFEPSMRSLAGLREFLLHSPSEGAGARLERWCRGNALGWAFDGEADEVRLDASITGFDMTQLLEYEEVCAPAAAYLLHRVGAVVDGRRFVMSCDEFRFYLLNPQFAAVIDKFLLTVRKNNGMLILATQQPEHVLESPLGASLVAQCMTKIFYPSPTADRSAYIGGLKCTEGEFQAVREQMAIGSRKFLLKRESGSVICEFDLGEMREYVAVLSGRANTVRFVDQLRDKYGNAPDAWIDKFMARYNEVQD; encoded by the coding sequence ATGCTCGGCACAAGTGGCAGGACCGAGAGGTCTGGTGAGATCTATCTACCATACATCGGTCACCTAAGTGACCAGATTGTACTTCTCGAAGACGGCTCAATCATGGCCATGGCACATGTCAAAGGTTTGCCCTTTGAACTTGAAGACGTTGCCACCCGCAACGCACGCTGCCGAGCGTTTAATGCGCTCTTGCGCAACATTGCCGATGATAATGTATCAATATGTGCTCATCTGGTCCGACATAACGATGTGCCGTCGCCCCCGGCACGGCACTTCCATAGCGCGTTTGCCGGCAGTCTGAGCGAAGCTTATGAGCGGCGCGTGCTGTCCGGAAAACTCTTTCGCAACGATCATTTCCTCACCTTGGTGGTGTTTCCCCGCACTGCGGTCGGCAAACTCGCGGGCCGGTTCATCAAGCGCAACAATAGAAACGAGAACGATTTAGCAAATCAAACGCGGAACCTGGAAGATCTGTGGCACATCACTGGTGCCGCCCTCGATGCCTATGGTCTCCGCCGACTCGGTATCCGCGAGAAAGATGGCGTCATTTTCTCAGAAATCGCGGAGGCGCTCCGACTGATAATGACCTGCCGCGTTACCCCGGTTCCAGTGGTAAGCGGCTCACTAGGCGCTTCTATTTATACCGACCGAGTAATCTGCGGCAAGCGGGCACTAGAGATTCGAACCCCCGGAGATAGCTACGTCGGCTCAATGTTTTCATTTCGAGAATATCCGGCAAAGACGCGGCCAGGCATGCTCAATCCGCTATTGTCCGCGAATTTCCCGCTTGTGTTGAGCCAGAGTTTCTCGTTCCTCACGCGTGCACAGGCCCATGCCAAACTCAGCCTCAAGTCCAATCAAATGACGAGTTCCGGTGACAAGGCCGTCACCCAGATAAATGAACTGGCCGAGGCAGAGGACGCGCTGGCAAGCAACGAATTCGTGATGGGCTCGCATCACTTAAGTCTCTGCGTCTATGCCGCTGATCTCAATAGCCTTGCCGACCGCGCCGCAAGCGCCCGCACGCGATTGACGGATGCGGGCGCCGTTATCGTCCAAGAGGGTATTGGGATGGAGGCGGCTTATTGGGCGCAACTTCCGGGAAACACCAAGTGGCGCACGCGACCCGGGGCGATCACCTCACGAAATTTCGCGGGTCTTGTCTCATTAGAGAATTTCCCAAGCGGCACCGATTCGGGCCACTGGGGCAATGCGGTTGCGCGCTTCCGCACCAACGGTGGAACTCCTTTCGATTACCTCCCTCACGAGAATGACGTGGGTATGACGGCAATATTCGGACCCGTCGGAAAAGGCAAAACAACGCTCATGACCTTTGTCCTTGCGATGCTCGAGCAGAGCATGGTTGGACGCAATGGTACGATTGTTTTCTTTGATAAGGACCGCGGTGGTGAATTGCTGGTACGTGCCACGGGAGGCACGTATCTGGCGCTACGCAGAGGCGTTCCCAGCGGCCTGGCGCCTCTACGGGGCCTGGACGATACATCGGCCTCCCGGGACTTTCTGCGCGAGTGGGTGACGGCCCTGATCGAGAGCGACGGACGCGGAGCTATTTCGCCGGAAGAGAACCGCCGCCTCGAACGCGCTATCGTCCGGCAGCTTTCATTTGAGCCCAGTATGCGTTCACTCGCGGGCCTACGCGAATTCCTGTTACACAGCCCATCCGAGGGCGCGGGAGCGCGACTGGAGCGGTGGTGCAGAGGAAACGCGCTCGGTTGGGCCTTCGATGGCGAGGCGGATGAAGTAAGGCTGGATGCCTCCATTACCGGCTTCGACATGACACAGCTCTTAGAGTACGAAGAGGTTTGTGCGCCGGCCGCTGCATACCTCCTGCATCGCGTGGGCGCTGTCGTAGATGGCCGTCGGTTTGTCATGAGCTGCGACGAGTTTCGGTTTTATCTATTAAACCCCCAATTCGCTGCAGTCATTGACAAGTTCTTGCTCACTGTTCGCAAGAATAACGGCATGTTGATACTCGCAACACAGCAGCCTGAGCATGTTCTCGAATCGCCCCTGGGAGCAAGTCTCGTTGCACAATGCATGACGAAAATCTTCTACCCATCACCGACAGCGGACCGATCAGCCTACATCGGCGGCTTAAAGTGTACCGAAGGAGAATTTCAGGCCGTCCGCGAGCAGATGGCAATCGGCAGCCGCAAATTTCTGCTTAAGCGCGAGAGCGGAAGCGTTATCTGCGAGTTCGATCTCGGCGAGATGCGCGAATATGTCGCCGTACTGTCGGGGCGGGCCAACACGGTGCGTTTTGTCGATCAGCTCCGTGACAAATACGGAAATGCCCCTGATGCGTGGATCGACAAGTTCATGGCACGCTACAACGAAGTGCAAGATTGA
- the virB5 gene encoding pilin minor subunit VirB5: MKFTQLTVTTLAACLIMQAPARAQWVVTDPTTNVNTWLTYVNSGLSLIKTADLLEQTMTMVAMFTSTFAVTGLLSQLNQENKYPSTNNLSEQMFDSKRPVSATARSIAMDRDRVIDGGDAHAELLREQITGAANTASIAADNLELMDKRLRENGNTLRQLSRSRNIMQATVTNGLLLKQIHDAIIQNSQATSLLTMATAQASLHAAEEAAAERRERQETAKIFLFP, encoded by the coding sequence ATGAAATTCACCCAACTGACAGTAACGACGCTTGCCGCTTGCCTTATTATGCAGGCGCCGGCCCGTGCGCAGTGGGTCGTCACCGACCCCACAACAAACGTGAACACGTGGCTGACTTATGTAAACTCTGGTCTTAGCCTCATCAAGACAGCGGATCTGCTGGAACAGACGATGACGATGGTGGCGATGTTCACGTCGACCTTCGCTGTCACAGGGCTGTTGAGCCAGCTCAACCAAGAGAATAAGTACCCCTCGACGAATAACCTAAGCGAGCAGATGTTTGACAGTAAGAGACCAGTCTCAGCCACAGCACGCTCGATCGCCATGGATCGCGATCGCGTAATCGATGGCGGCGACGCACATGCAGAGTTGCTCCGTGAGCAGATCACCGGTGCTGCTAATACCGCGAGTATTGCAGCCGACAATCTCGAGTTGATGGACAAGCGCCTTCGGGAAAATGGCAACACGCTACGTCAGCTGTCGCGTTCACGGAACATTATGCAGGCTACCGTCACAAACGGATTGCTTCTCAAACAGATCCACGACGCAATTATCCAGAACAGCCAGGCTACGAGTCTGCTGACGATGGCCACTGCACAGGCCAGCCTCCACGCCGCAGAGGAGGCCGCAGCCGAGCGACGAGAACGCCAGGAAACCGCGAAGATCTTCTTATTCCCATAG
- a CDS encoding type IV secretion system protein translates to MKFSISAPFTAIHTVFDSAFTLALNSVLEKIQSAVNAPLVACVTLWIIVQGILVMRGEVDARGGIMKIIKVSIVVSLVLGQANYHVYVVSFFENTIPGFVHKVSGSNIPLINIPQKLDIMFALSQVAFQKIASEIGPMNSQDILAFEGAQWVFYGALWVAFEIYDACGILTKVLLAIGPLILIGYLFDHTRDMASKWVGQLLSYGLLLLLLNMVATIVIATELAGLAIMLAVINNAGTTAAKIIGLYELDMLFLAGDALIVALPVIAGNIAGAYWPGSNKSPSSLNRQLAQVARR, encoded by the coding sequence ATGAAATTCTCAATTTCTGCGCCGTTTACGGCTATACATACGGTCTTCGATAGTGCCTTTACACTCGCACTGAACTCAGTGCTCGAAAAGATCCAGAGCGCAGTCAATGCGCCTCTGGTGGCGTGCGTCACGCTTTGGATCATAGTCCAGGGCATTCTGGTGATGCGCGGCGAAGTCGATGCTCGTGGTGGGATCATGAAGATCATCAAAGTGTCGATCGTTGTCTCCCTTGTCTTGGGGCAGGCGAACTATCATGTTTACGTAGTCTCATTCTTTGAGAATACAATTCCGGGCTTCGTTCACAAGGTCAGCGGCAGCAATATTCCGCTGATTAATATTCCGCAAAAGCTTGACATAATGTTTGCTCTAAGCCAGGTCGCCTTTCAGAAGATTGCGTCCGAAATCGGACCAATGAACAGCCAAGACATTCTCGCCTTTGAAGGCGCACAGTGGGTTTTCTACGGTGCGCTTTGGGTAGCGTTCGAGATCTATGACGCCTGTGGGATTCTTACCAAGGTACTCTTAGCGATCGGGCCGCTGATCCTGATAGGCTATCTCTTTGATCACACCCGCGACATGGCTTCCAAATGGGTCGGCCAGCTCCTCTCCTACGGGCTGCTGCTTCTCCTGTTGAACATGGTGGCGACTATAGTCATCGCTACGGAATTAGCGGGTCTCGCAATAATGCTCGCGGTGATCAACAATGCGGGCACGACGGCAGCCAAGATTATCGGGCTTTACGAACTCGACATGCTCTTTCTAGCTGGTGACGCCCTGATCGTCGCGCTTCCGGTGATTGCCGGCAATATTGCAGGTGCCTATTGGCCAGGCTCAAATAAATCTCCCAGCAGCCTCAACCGCCAATTGGCCCAAGTTGCGCGCCGTTAA
- a CDS encoding type IV secretion system lipoprotein VirB7, which yields MKYCSLVLFLALAACKTSDTLATCKGAAFQLNVERWQPTASDLQFECAGEPNEGR from the coding sequence ATGAAGTATTGTTCTTTGGTTTTATTCCTCGCTTTGGCCGCTTGCAAGACAAGTGATACACTGGCGACCTGCAAGGGTGCTGCGTTTCAGCTGAATGTGGAGCGATGGCAACCCACGGCATCGGATCTTCAGTTCGAATGTGCGGGAGAACCTAATGAAGGGCGCTGA
- a CDS encoding type IV secretion system protein VirB8 translates to MKGAEHALLVEREALSAHYREVEAFQTSRAKSARRLSKILVVIAAAAVLGNIAQAFTIATMVPLAKLVPVYLWVRADGTVDSEVSVSRLPATQEQAVINASLWQYVRLREGYTADTAQYAYDLVSSFSAPSVRQEYQQFFNYPNPTSPQVTIGEGGRLDVEHFSSSDIAPGVQQIRYKRTLIMDGQRPVVSTWTATIRYEKVTSLSGESRLSNPGGLTVTSYQAAEDTVSNEGLSEP, encoded by the coding sequence ATGAAGGGCGCTGAACATGCTCTCCTGGTGGAGCGAGAAGCGCTTTCCGCGCACTACAGGGAAGTAGAGGCGTTCCAAACGTCACGTGCGAAGTCGGCGCGGCGTCTTTCCAAGATTCTTGTGGTCATTGCGGCGGCCGCAGTTCTTGGAAATATCGCGCAAGCCTTCACTATCGCCACTATGGTTCCGCTGGCCAAGCTCGTGCCTGTGTATCTCTGGGTACGAGCGGATGGAACCGTTGACAGCGAAGTATCCGTGTCGCGACTGCCCGCAACGCAAGAGCAGGCCGTTATCAACGCTTCACTCTGGCAATATGTCCGTCTGCGTGAGGGCTATACAGCGGACACAGCTCAATACGCCTATGATCTCGTATCGAGTTTCAGCGCACCATCTGTGCGCCAGGAATATCAGCAATTCTTCAATTACCCTAATCCGACGTCGCCACAGGTCACAATCGGTGAGGGGGGGAGACTAGATGTCGAGCACTTCTCCTCAAGTGATATTGCGCCGGGCGTCCAGCAGATTCGCTACAAACGAACGCTCATCATGGATGGCCAGAGGCCGGTCGTGAGTACTTGGACCGCAACCATCCGTTATGAAAAGGTGACAAGCCTGTCCGGTGAATCGAGACTGTCCAATCCAGGGGGGCTGACTGTTACCTCCTACCAGGCCGCGGAAGACACGGTATCGAACGAGGGGCTTAGCGAGCCATGA
- a CDS encoding TrbG/VirB9 family P-type conjugative transfer protein, which yields MTTRTFFTIICLLSLAISAHAEDTPAAGKLDPRMRYLAYNPDQVVRLSTAVGATLVVTFGANETVTAVAVSNSKDLAALPRGHYLFFKASQALPPQPVVVLTASEAGTRRYVFSISTKTMSRLNKEQPDLYYSVQFVYPVDEAAARQKEVERLSIVDRLRAKAQYQQRAQDLLDQPAGIADPGSNNFHYVAQGDRSLTPLEVFDNGVSTVFRFPGNVRIPSIYRINPDGKEAAANYSVKGDYVEVSAVAREWRLRDGRTVLGIWNSAYDPIGRKPGTGTVRHDVWRVLKGASR from the coding sequence ATGACAACAAGGACCTTTTTCACAATAATCTGTTTGCTTTCCTTAGCGATAAGCGCGCATGCGGAAGACACCCCTGCAGCCGGCAAACTAGATCCGCGCATGCGCTATCTGGCCTACAATCCCGACCAAGTGGTCCGCCTGTCGACCGCTGTCGGGGCCACTTTAGTTGTTACATTCGGTGCCAACGAGACCGTAACAGCTGTCGCCGTTTCTAATAGCAAAGATCTGGCAGCCCTTCCTCGCGGCCACTATCTCTTTTTCAAGGCAAGCCAAGCCCTCCCGCCGCAGCCTGTCGTCGTGCTGACCGCGAGCGAGGCAGGTACCCGACGATATGTCTTCAGTATCTCCACCAAGACCATGTCTCGGCTCAACAAAGAGCAGCCTGACCTCTATTACAGTGTACAATTCGTCTATCCTGTCGACGAAGCAGCTGCTCGGCAAAAGGAAGTAGAAAGGTTGTCGATTGTCGATCGGCTCCGAGCGAAAGCGCAGTATCAACAGAGGGCTCAGGATTTATTGGATCAGCCGGCCGGAATCGCCGATCCCGGATCCAACAATTTCCATTACGTCGCACAGGGCGACCGTTCGCTCACGCCGTTGGAGGTTTTTGATAACGGAGTAAGTACTGTATTCCGTTTTCCAGGTAATGTGCGCATTCCCTCCATCTACAGGATCAATCCGGACGGCAAGGAAGCCGCCGCCAATTATTCGGTCAAAGGAGACTATGTCGAGGTTTCTGCAGTTGCCCGTGAATGGCGTCTGAGAGATGGCCGTACAGTATTAGGCATTTGGAATAGCGCATACGATCCCATTGGACGAAAGCCGGGCACCGGTACAGTGAGACATGATGTGTGGCGCGTTCTGAAGGGGGCAAGTCGATGA
- the virB10 gene encoding type IV secretion system protein VirB10 codes for MNDADPQTRHDVDAAGSLVSEPTRRRLSGPQKLMIASVIVASSLSLIWVGGLSKREVESPAPQTTVFTNTEPFRPAPIEDAPDRSAPPPAEQPAVPPPAQSSSEATDPQAEQSPIFAYESGEQPADIGHTREDKEDSTSEKYASMLADEASVDNDLSKRMKAGVQEPSRATLLPHPDFMITQGTIIPCILQTAIDTSLPGYVKCVLPQDVRGATNNVVLLDRGTTVIGEIQQGLQQGDARVFVIWNRAETPNHAVVSLVSPGADELGRSGMPGTVDNHFWQRFGGAMLLSVVQGAFQTASQYTESSGGPNLNSFQNNGAQAADTALKATINIPPTLKKNQGDAVSIFVARDLDFSDIYELRTTNATTRARNRRP; via the coding sequence ATGAACGACGCCGATCCACAAACCCGGCACGACGTAGATGCAGCCGGATCCCTGGTCTCTGAGCCAACTCGCCGGCGCCTTTCGGGACCGCAGAAGTTGATGATTGCAAGCGTTATTGTGGCATCATCACTATCCCTAATCTGGGTTGGCGGACTCTCAAAGAGAGAAGTGGAATCCCCTGCGCCTCAAACAACAGTTTTCACCAACACCGAGCCCTTTCGTCCGGCACCGATTGAGGATGCTCCTGATCGTTCAGCACCCCCGCCGGCTGAGCAGCCGGCAGTTCCTCCGCCGGCACAGAGCTCCTCGGAAGCAACTGATCCGCAGGCCGAGCAATCGCCTATTTTTGCCTATGAAAGTGGTGAGCAACCCGCGGACATCGGTCACACTCGCGAAGACAAAGAGGATTCCACCTCGGAAAAGTATGCCTCTATGCTCGCGGACGAAGCTTCAGTCGATAATGACCTATCAAAGCGGATGAAAGCAGGTGTGCAGGAGCCAAGCCGGGCCACACTCTTGCCGCACCCTGACTTCATGATTACGCAAGGAACGATCATTCCCTGCATTTTACAAACAGCGATCGATACAAGTTTGCCTGGCTATGTAAAGTGCGTCCTACCCCAAGACGTCCGTGGGGCGACGAACAACGTCGTGCTTCTAGATCGCGGAACAACCGTCATCGGCGAGATTCAGCAGGGTCTTCAGCAGGGCGATGCGCGCGTCTTTGTGATCTGGAACCGGGCCGAAACACCGAATCATGCCGTGGTGTCGCTCGTGTCACCGGGCGCTGATGAACTCGGCCGCTCCGGCATGCCTGGCACGGTGGACAATCATTTCTGGCAACGTTTCGGAGGGGCAATGCTCTTGAGCGTCGTCCAAGGTGCGTTCCAGACCGCCAGTCAATACACAGAAAGCTCCGGCGGACCTAACCTCAACAGCTTTCAAAACAATGGGGCACAAGCCGCCGACACGGCGCTTAAAGCAACGATCAACATTCCGCCAACCCTGAAGAAGAACCAGGGGGACGCAGTGTCAATATTCGTGGCTCGGGATCTTGATTTCTCAGATATATACGAGCTTCGCACGACCAATGCGACAACGAGAGCGCGCAATCGACGGCCCTAG
- the virB11 gene encoding P-type DNA transfer ATPase VirB11, with translation MQAEAHTQLRFLLKPVLKWLEDPRTEEVAINRPGQAFVRQAGAYTKYPSPLTYDDLEDIAILAGALRKQDVGPRNPLCATELPDGERLQICLPPAVPSGTVSLTIRRPSSRVSELKEVSSRYDASRWNQWRLRKERQGQQDEQILEYYARGNLEEFLHACVTGRLTILLCGHTGSGKTTMSKTLINAIPPQERLITIEDTLELAIPHENHVRLLYSKDGAGLGGVTAEQLLQASLRMRPDRILLGEMRDDAAWAYLSEVVSGHPGSISTIHGADPVQGFKKLFSLVKSSPQGAAIEDLTLIDMLSAAIDVIVPFRSYGDVYEVGEIWLAADARRRGETVAGLLKQH, from the coding sequence ATGCAAGCGGAGGCACATACCCAATTGCGTTTCCTCCTCAAACCTGTTTTGAAATGGCTTGAGGACCCCAGGACCGAAGAGGTCGCGATTAATAGACCTGGGCAGGCTTTCGTCCGCCAGGCTGGCGCGTATACGAAATATCCTTCACCTCTCACCTACGACGATCTCGAAGATATCGCGATCTTGGCGGGAGCGCTACGAAAACAAGATGTTGGACCACGAAACCCTCTCTGCGCCACCGAGTTGCCGGACGGAGAGCGGCTACAGATTTGTTTGCCGCCCGCAGTGCCGTCAGGTACAGTCAGCCTGACAATCCGGCGCCCATCCTCTCGCGTTTCGGAACTCAAGGAAGTTTCATCTCGCTATGACGCTTCACGCTGGAATCAATGGCGGTTGCGCAAGGAGCGCCAAGGTCAACAGGATGAACAGATCCTTGAGTACTACGCCCGCGGCAATTTGGAAGAATTCCTGCACGCGTGCGTGACTGGGCGGCTGACGATACTACTTTGCGGCCACACGGGTAGCGGCAAGACGACGATGAGCAAGACTTTGATCAACGCCATTCCGCCGCAGGAAAGGCTGATCACTATTGAAGACACGCTCGAGCTCGCAATTCCGCATGAGAATCATGTCAGGCTACTTTATTCGAAGGATGGGGCAGGTTTAGGTGGCGTAACCGCGGAACAGCTTCTACAAGCTAGTCTCCGCATGCGGCCGGACCGCATACTGCTCGGCGAGATGCGCGACGATGCCGCTTGGGCATATCTCAGCGAAGTTGTTTCTGGCCATCCAGGATCAATCTCCACTATTCACGGAGCCGATCCCGTCCAAGGTTTCAAGAAGCTCTTTTCGCTTGTCAAGAGCAGCCCGCAAGGAGCTGCCATAGAAGACCTCACGCTGATTGATATGCTGTCGGCGGCCATCGATGTCATTGTGCCGTTTCGAAGCTATGGTGACGTCTATGAAGTTGGCGAGATTTGGCTGGCGGCCGACGCGCGCCGACGCGGAGAGACAGTGGCTGGTCTTCTGAAGCAGCATTAG